One Bradyrhizobium zhanjiangense DNA segment encodes these proteins:
- a CDS encoding TolC family outer membrane protein: MIGRAARAGRVMTRHRSGVAPVLTTWTTLALCCALPSAASAEALPEALAKAYQTNPQLNAERARQRATDENVPQALAGYRPQIVASLSAGLQSVRNLLPDNTIQTANLKPWIIGVTVTQTLFNGFRTANSVRAAELQVQSGREALRNVGQGVLLDAVTAYTNVLANQSLVEAQRSNVAFLRETLAVTQRRLNAGDVTPTDTAQAEARLNRGLADLNAAEVALAVSQATYAQVIGNAPSQLRPAEVVDRYLPKSREDAMTMAIRQHPAVMAASFDVDVASTNIRIAEGTLLPSASIQGSASKSRNNDPTLGTFAEDQASIVANVTAPIYDGGQAAAQTRQAKEITAQSRLVLDQVRNQTRTAAVSAWVANEGAKITVSASESEVKAATVALQGVQREAAGGQRTTVDVLNSQADLIQAKARLIGALRDRVIASYTLLSAVGHLDVKTLNLNTPDYLPEVHYQQVRDAWHGLRTPSGQ; this comes from the coding sequence ATGATTGGGCGTGCCGCCAGAGCTGGTCGCGTGATGACGCGGCATCGATCGGGCGTGGCTCCTGTGCTTACGACATGGACCACGCTGGCGCTCTGTTGCGCCCTGCCCTCGGCCGCATCGGCGGAAGCCCTGCCCGAGGCGCTGGCCAAGGCCTACCAGACCAACCCCCAGCTCAATGCCGAGCGCGCGCGGCAGCGCGCCACCGACGAGAACGTGCCGCAGGCGCTTGCCGGCTATCGGCCGCAGATCGTGGCCAGCCTCAGCGCCGGCCTGCAATCGGTGCGCAATTTGCTGCCCGACAACACCATCCAGACCGCCAATCTGAAACCCTGGATCATCGGCGTCACCGTGACGCAGACCCTGTTCAACGGCTTCCGCACCGCCAACAGCGTGCGGGCCGCCGAACTCCAGGTGCAGTCGGGCCGCGAGGCGCTGCGCAACGTCGGCCAGGGTGTGCTGCTCGATGCGGTCACCGCCTACACCAACGTGCTCGCCAACCAGTCGCTGGTCGAAGCGCAGCGCTCCAACGTCGCCTTCCTGCGCGAAACACTCGCCGTCACCCAGCGCCGGCTCAACGCCGGCGATGTCACGCCGACCGATACCGCCCAGGCCGAGGCGCGCCTCAACCGCGGTCTTGCCGATCTCAACGCCGCCGAAGTCGCGCTCGCCGTCAGCCAGGCAACCTATGCGCAGGTGATCGGCAATGCGCCGTCGCAGCTTCGGCCCGCCGAGGTCGTCGACCGCTATCTGCCGAAGAGTCGCGAGGACGCGATGACGATGGCGATCCGCCAGCATCCGGCGGTGATGGCCGCAAGCTTCGACGTCGACGTCGCCTCCACCAACATCCGCATCGCCGAAGGCACGCTGCTGCCGAGCGCCAGCATCCAGGGCAGCGCCAGCAAGAGCCGGAACAACGACCCGACGCTCGGCACCTTCGCCGAGGACCAGGCCTCGATCGTCGCCAACGTCACAGCCCCGATTTACGACGGCGGCCAGGCCGCGGCGCAGACCCGGCAGGCCAAGGAGATCACGGCGCAGAGCCGGCTCGTGCTCGACCAGGTGCGCAACCAGACGCGCACGGCCGCGGTCAGCGCCTGGGTTGCCAATGAAGGCGCCAAGATCACGGTTTCGGCCTCGGAGTCCGAGGTGAAGGCGGCGACCGTCGCGCTCCAGGGCGTGCAACGCGAGGCCGCCGGCGGACAACGCACGACGGTCGACGTGCTGAACTCGCAGGCCGACCTGATCCAGGCCAAGGCCCGCCTGATCGGCGCATTGCGCGATCGCGTCATCGCCTCCTACACGCTGCTCAGCGCCGTCGGCCATCTCGACGTCAAGACGCTCAATCTGAACACGCCGGACTATCTGCCCGAGGTGCACTACCAGCAGGTCCGCGACGCCTGGCACGGCCTGCGCACGCCGTCGGGGCAGTAG
- a CDS encoding sigma-70 family RNA polymerase sigma factor, which produces MRGREDEWTGLMRSAMAGDDAAYHRLLKAVTPVLRAAARRGLARAGQSPDQAEDIVQEILLAVHLKRHTWDSEAPFAPWLFAIARNKLIDTLRRRGRRVFVNIDDFVETLPGESPQETASAGEVAAQLSTLPQRQRDVLQSIAVEAASIKDTAAKFAMSEGAVRVALHRGLAALTAKLRDH; this is translated from the coding sequence GTGCGCGGACGTGAGGACGAATGGACCGGCCTGATGCGGTCGGCCATGGCTGGCGACGATGCGGCGTATCATCGCCTGTTGAAGGCGGTCACGCCGGTGCTGCGTGCTGCTGCGAGGCGTGGGCTGGCGCGGGCCGGCCAGTCTCCCGACCAGGCCGAGGATATCGTGCAGGAGATCTTGTTGGCGGTGCATCTGAAGCGACACACCTGGGACAGCGAAGCTCCCTTCGCGCCCTGGCTGTTCGCGATCGCCCGCAACAAGCTGATCGATACGCTGCGGCGGCGCGGCAGGCGCGTCTTCGTCAACATCGATGATTTCGTCGAGACGCTGCCGGGCGAGTCGCCGCAAGAGACGGCTTCGGCGGGCGAGGTCGCCGCGCAACTGAGCACTCTGCCGCAGCGCCAGCGCGACGTGTTGCAGTCGATCGCGGTCGAGGCCGCCTCGATCAAGGATACGGCGGCAAAGTTTGCGATGAGCGAAGGTGCGGTGCGGGTCGCGCTGCATCGCGGACTTGCTGCGCTGACTGCCAAACTGCGGGACCACTAG
- a CDS encoding NrsF family protein, which produces MDTDQLIRSLAADNVHRAPRVGAVLTMALLVAAPLSILIFATFLGVRPDVMSAMRNPFFDMKFAVTLSLAIPAIIVSLHLSRPEALLRGWGWLLLLPVGLLAVAIGSEAMMAPAMPMTMRLMGKNSRVCLLAIPAMSLPLLAGALFGLRHGAPSRPALAGALAGLVAAGLAATLYASHCTDDSPLFVATWYTIATAVVTAIGAAVGSKVLRY; this is translated from the coding sequence ATGGATACCGATCAACTGATTCGCTCGCTCGCGGCCGACAACGTCCATCGCGCGCCGCGCGTCGGCGCCGTGCTGACCATGGCGCTGCTGGTGGCCGCGCCGCTGTCGATCCTGATCTTCGCGACGTTCCTCGGCGTGCGCCCGGACGTGATGAGCGCGATGCGCAACCCGTTTTTCGACATGAAGTTCGCGGTGACGCTGTCGCTCGCGATCCCCGCGATCATCGTCAGCCTGCATCTGTCGCGTCCCGAAGCCCTGCTGCGCGGCTGGGGCTGGCTCTTGCTGCTTCCCGTCGGACTGCTTGCCGTGGCGATCGGCAGTGAGGCGATGATGGCGCCGGCCATGCCGATGACCATGCGCTTGATGGGCAAGAACTCCAGGGTGTGCCTGCTTGCGATCCCCGCGATGTCGCTGCCGCTGCTTGCGGGGGCGCTGTTCGGCCTGCGCCACGGCGCGCCCTCGCGCCCCGCGCTCGCCGGCGCGCTCGCCGGCCTGGTCGCGGCGGGATTGGCCGCGACGCTCTACGCCTCGCACTGCACCGACGATTCCCCGCTGTTCGTCGCGACCTGGTACACGATCGCGACCGCGGTCGTGACCGCGATCGGCGCGGCGGTGGGCTCCAAAGTCCTGCGGTATTAA
- a CDS encoding amidohydrolase family protein produces MTSKAHARAAQPATPINFDVPAHACDCHTHIHGDVEKFPFFAGRVYTPEPASPEEMAALHKALHIKRVVIVTPSVYGTDNSSTLFGMKARGATARGVAVIDDKTPESALDTMHQDGFRGIRLNLATGGVNDPNVGRPRFTAAVERMKARGWHVQLYTTLAMISAIKDLVETAPVPVVFDHFGGLEASQGLEQPGFSDLVALVKSGKAYVKISGAYRSSKLAPDYQDMVPFAKALIAANPDRIVWGTDWPHPDSSRVEGRKPTDIAPLYQIDDGRLLNQLPVWAPDADVRKKILVDNPARLYGF; encoded by the coding sequence ATGACCAGCAAAGCCCACGCCCGTGCGGCGCAGCCTGCGACCCCGATCAATTTCGACGTCCCGGCGCATGCCTGTGACTGCCACACCCACATCCATGGCGACGTCGAAAAGTTTCCGTTCTTCGCGGGACGCGTCTACACGCCGGAGCCGGCGAGTCCCGAAGAAATGGCCGCGCTGCACAAGGCGCTGCATATCAAGCGCGTGGTGATCGTGACGCCGAGCGTCTACGGCACCGACAATTCCTCCACTTTGTTCGGCATGAAGGCGCGCGGCGCGACCGCGCGCGGGGTGGCCGTGATCGACGATAAGACACCGGAGAGCGCGCTCGACACGATGCATCAGGACGGCTTCCGCGGCATCCGCCTCAATCTGGCGACCGGCGGCGTGAACGATCCCAATGTCGGCCGACCGCGCTTCACTGCCGCAGTCGAGCGCATGAAGGCGCGCGGCTGGCACGTGCAACTCTACACCACGCTTGCCATGATCTCGGCGATCAAGGACCTCGTCGAGACGGCGCCGGTGCCCGTCGTGTTCGACCATTTTGGCGGCCTTGAAGCCTCGCAGGGCCTGGAGCAGCCGGGCTTCTCCGATCTCGTCGCGCTGGTGAAATCCGGCAAGGCCTATGTCAAGATTTCGGGCGCCTACCGCTCATCAAAGCTCGCTCCCGACTATCAGGACATGGTGCCGTTCGCGAAGGCGCTGATCGCGGCGAACCCGGACCGCATCGTCTGGGGCACGGACTGGCCGCATCCGGATTCCAGCCGCGTCGAGGGACGCAAGCCCACCGACATCGCGCCGCTCTATCAGATCGACGACGGCCGGCTGCTTAATCAGCTGCCGGTGTGGGCGCCGGATGCGGACGTGCGCAAGAAGATCCTGGTCGACAATCCGGCGCGGCTCTACGGGTTCTGA
- a CDS encoding DUF2336 domain-containing protein — protein sequence MRSKSATPSENLLEELQAALSHGTVARRVETLRRVTDLFVGNAVDYSDDHVRVFDDVFQCLVEQIEISAKALLAERLAPIASAPPKIIRTLALDEVIEVSSPVLSKSERLDEATLIEIARTRGQAHLKAISLRRVLSEALTDLLVTRGNEDVVQSTVSNPGARLSEGSLTDLVTRAERDDDLATCIGLRPDLPRHHYLKLVAKASLSVRRKLEAAHPELADEVSSVVQEAAQRVRAAATTRQTEMARALVKSLHADGRLNEFQVSTFAEQGKFDETNAGLAALAGVAVETAETMMIDSRTEGVMILAKVAGMSWSSVRAIIAMREKLSGGSQTDMLALRDTYEALRSSTAQQVLRFHRMQRGTTPAA from the coding sequence ATGAGATCGAAATCGGCAACACCATCCGAGAACCTGCTCGAGGAATTGCAGGCCGCGCTCTCGCACGGCACCGTGGCTCGCCGGGTCGAGACGCTGCGCCGCGTCACCGATCTCTTCGTGGGCAACGCGGTGGATTATTCCGACGACCACGTCCGGGTGTTCGACGACGTGTTCCAGTGCCTGGTCGAGCAGATCGAGATTTCGGCCAAGGCACTGCTCGCCGAACGCCTCGCACCGATCGCCTCCGCGCCGCCGAAGATCATCCGCACGCTCGCGCTCGACGAGGTGATCGAGGTCTCCAGCCCGGTACTGTCGAAATCGGAACGGCTGGACGAGGCGACCCTGATCGAGATCGCGCGCACCAGGGGCCAGGCGCATCTCAAGGCGATCTCGCTGCGGCGAGTGCTGTCGGAGGCATTGACCGATTTGCTGGTGACGCGCGGCAACGAGGACGTGGTGCAGTCGACCGTCAGCAATCCGGGCGCGCGCCTCTCCGAGGGAAGTCTCACCGACCTCGTCACCCGCGCCGAACGCGACGACGACCTCGCCACCTGCATCGGCCTGCGGCCCGACCTGCCGCGTCATCATTATTTGAAGCTGGTCGCGAAGGCCTCCTTGAGCGTGCGCAGGAAGTTGGAGGCCGCACACCCCGAGCTCGCGGACGAAGTATCGAGCGTGGTCCAGGAAGCGGCCCAGCGGGTCCGTGCCGCCGCCACGACCCGGCAGACCGAGATGGCGCGTGCGCTGGTGAAGTCGCTGCACGCGGACGGTCGCCTCAACGAATTCCAGGTCAGCACCTTCGCCGAGCAAGGCAAGTTCGACGAGACCAATGCGGGGCTGGCTGCGCTCGCAGGCGTCGCGGTCGAGACCGCCGAGACCATGATGATCGACAGCCGGACCGAGGGTGTGATGATCCTCGCCAAGGTCGCGGGGATGTCGTGGTCGAGCGTGCGCGCGATCATCGCCATGCGCGAGAAGCTCTCCGGCGGCTCGCAGACCGACATGCTGGCGCTGCGAGACACCTACGAAGCCCTGCGCTCTTCGACCGCGCAGCAGGTGCTGCGCTTCCACCGCATGCAGCGGGGCACGACGCCGGCGGCGTGA
- a CDS encoding GGDEF domain-containing protein yields the protein MNTAAPSFPQRSAAEVADLVLAPEAAAPEVLARRARQRRQMYIGQVASYSLGASVLLLYAYDGAISMGVPSLFWLGGLLIIGTFTVLSEAGFGDRFEDHYLTVFQISAHMALQLVFLLAVPTVGVAFLAVLFLIFAFGTLRMTSSQAMLTWGLATCGLAFVFLGSDLPIGLPVTTRLQRTASMLCFVLVIGQCAFLGLFGATLRKILYRRSIELKAAYQRIEELAELDELTGSYNRRCIMRLLDAAIEKSRQASTPCAIALIDLDWFKRVNDAHGHPIGDEVLRTFAITIFANIRQADCFGRYGGEEFLLLLPGIDGEAASRMLERLRQIIADLDWSAFSPGLRVTISAGVVTLRDNDTADTFLARADHALYSAKAQGRNRIATG from the coding sequence ATGAACACGGCCGCGCCGTCCTTTCCGCAGAGGAGTGCCGCTGAAGTCGCGGATCTCGTCCTCGCGCCCGAGGCGGCGGCTCCGGAAGTCCTGGCGCGCCGGGCCCGCCAGCGCCGCCAGATGTATATCGGCCAGGTCGCGAGCTACTCGCTCGGCGCCTCCGTCCTGCTGCTGTACGCCTATGACGGTGCGATCTCCATGGGTGTGCCGTCGCTGTTCTGGCTCGGCGGGCTCCTGATCATCGGTACGTTCACCGTGCTGTCGGAAGCCGGCTTCGGCGATCGGTTCGAAGATCATTACCTCACCGTCTTCCAGATCTCGGCGCATATGGCGCTGCAACTGGTATTCCTGCTCGCAGTGCCGACGGTCGGGGTCGCGTTCCTCGCCGTGCTGTTTCTGATCTTCGCGTTCGGTACGCTGCGGATGACATCGAGCCAGGCGATGCTCACCTGGGGTCTTGCCACCTGCGGGCTCGCCTTTGTCTTCCTGGGTTCGGATCTGCCGATTGGCCTGCCGGTTACGACCCGGTTGCAGCGGACCGCCTCCATGCTGTGCTTCGTGCTGGTGATCGGCCAGTGCGCTTTCCTCGGCCTGTTCGGCGCCACGCTGCGCAAGATCCTGTACCGGCGCAGCATCGAGCTGAAGGCCGCCTATCAGCGCATCGAGGAACTGGCCGAGCTCGACGAGCTCACCGGCTCCTACAATCGCCGCTGCATCATGCGGCTTCTCGACGCCGCGATCGAAAAGTCGCGGCAGGCGTCAACGCCTTGCGCAATCGCGCTGATCGATCTCGACTGGTTCAAGCGCGTCAACGACGCCCACGGCCATCCCATCGGCGACGAGGTGCTGCGCACCTTCGCGATCACCATTTTCGCCAACATCCGCCAAGCCGACTGCTTCGGCCGCTACGGCGGCGAGGAATTTCTGCTGCTGCTGCCCGGAATCGATGGCGAAGCGGCATCGCGCATGCTCGAGCGCTTGCGCCAAATCATCGCCGATCTCGACTGGAGCGCATTTTCCCCCGGCCTGCGCGTGACCATTTCCGCGGGCGTCGTGACGCTGCGCGACAACGATACTGCCGACACGTTTCTAGCACGCGCCGACCACGCGCTCTATTCCGCCAAGGCACAAGGGCGCAACCGCATTGCAACGGGCTGA
- a CDS encoding enoyl-CoA hydratase, translated as MSTFEHIIVESKGAVGIIKLNRPKMLNALSFGVFREIAAAVDDLEADEAIGCIVVTGSEKAFAAGADIKEMQPKGFIDMFSEDFAAIGGDRVARCRKPTIAAVAGYALGGGCELAMMCDVIIAADTAKFGQPEITLGTIPGIGGTQRLTRAIGKSKAMDLCLTGRMMDAAEAERSGLVSRIVPADKLMDEVMAAAEKIAAMSRPAAAMAKEAVNRAFETTLAEGMSVERNLFHSTFALEDRSEGMAAFIEKRKPVNKNR; from the coding sequence ATGAGCACGTTCGAACACATCATCGTCGAGAGCAAAGGCGCGGTCGGCATCATCAAGCTGAATCGGCCGAAGATGCTCAACGCGCTCTCCTTCGGCGTCTTCCGCGAGATTGCGGCCGCCGTCGACGATCTCGAGGCCGATGAGGCCATCGGCTGCATCGTCGTGACCGGCAGCGAGAAAGCCTTTGCCGCCGGCGCCGACATCAAGGAGATGCAGCCGAAAGGCTTCATCGACATGTTCTCCGAGGATTTTGCCGCGATCGGCGGCGACCGCGTCGCGCGCTGCCGCAAGCCGACCATCGCCGCGGTCGCGGGTTACGCCCTCGGTGGCGGCTGCGAGCTCGCCATGATGTGCGACGTCATCATCGCAGCCGACACCGCGAAGTTCGGCCAGCCCGAGATCACGCTCGGCACCATTCCGGGCATCGGCGGCACCCAGCGCCTGACCCGCGCGATCGGCAAGTCGAAGGCGATGGACCTCTGCCTCACCGGCCGCATGATGGATGCGGCAGAGGCCGAGCGCAGCGGCCTCGTCAGCCGCATCGTGCCCGCCGACAAGCTCATGGACGAGGTGATGGCGGCAGCCGAGAAGATCGCCGCGATGTCGCGCCCTGCCGCTGCGATGGCCAAGGAAGCGGTGAACCGCGCGTTCGAGACCACGCTCGCCGAAGGCATGAGCGTCGAGCGCAACCTATTCCACTCGACCTTCGCGCTAGAAGACCGCTCCGAGGGCATGGCGGCGTTCATCGAGAAGCGCAAGCCGGTGAACAAGAACCGGTAA